One Rosa chinensis cultivar Old Blush chromosome 3, RchiOBHm-V2, whole genome shotgun sequence DNA window includes the following coding sequences:
- the LOC112191557 gene encoding BTB/POZ domain-containing protein At5g03250, which translates to MSAHLRRPPEDMACVKLGVKSEAFHREGQTWVCTTGLPSDIIVQVGEMSFHLHKFPLLSKSGLLEQLIEQCSMEESSLCALKLHGVPGGAKAFELVTKFCYGVKIELTALNVVILRCAAEYLRMTEEYEQGNLIAQTEVFLNEVFGSWRDSIIALETCEEVQPYVEELHIVSRCIDSLATKACSDPKLFSRPMSGGSDIKKPTGTVSWNGIAAESKPQSPGENWWYEDTSFLSLPLYKRLIQAVESKGMRPESIAASLITYARKYLPLMNRLSSFNDANHANSGTNISDEDQRVLLEEIVGLLPNKKGVTSSKFLLRLLRTAMILHASQSCTDNLEKRVGTQLDQAVLIDLLIPNMGYSVETLYDIDCIQRILDHFMLVNQPYPSSSPCIIEEGQLMTGTDPLTPVTMVASLVDGYLAEVAPDVNLKLPKFQALAAVIPEYARPLDDGIYHAIDVFLKAHPWLTDAERELLCRLMNCNKLSLEASTHAAQNERLPLRVIVQVLFFEQLRLRTSISGWLFVDNLENSQNPSGNLGLPSKNDGSNQVDPAQVDRAVGFDHEVRERVLELQKECSSMKKELQKLVKNKRSWSILPIRLGFRKKVDPCCPKESKASDRMTPASCFSGQQNHVNGEVPHSPATPQT; encoded by the exons ATGTCTGCCCATTTGAGAAGGCCGCCGGAGGACATGGCTTGCGTGAAGCTGGGAGTGAAGTCTGAAGCATTTCATCGGGAAGGCCAGACTTG GGTTTGCACAACTGGGCTACCGAGCGATATTATTGTTCAAGTTGGGGAAATGTCTTTCCACCTCCATAAG TTTCCATTGCTTTCTAAAAGTGGGCTATTAGAGCAGCTTATCGAACAGTGTTCTATGGAGGAAAGCTCACTTTGTGCATTGAAACTTCATGGTGTGCCTGGGGGAGCTAAAGCATTTGAGCTTGTAACCAAATTTTGCTATGGTGTCAAAATAGAGCTGACTGCGTTGAATGTAGTCATCCTTAGATGTGCAGCAGAATACCTCCGGATGACTGAAGAATATGAACAAGGAAACCTCATTGCACAAACAGAGGTTTTCCTTAATGAAGTCTTCGGCAGTTGGAGAGACTCCATAATAGCTCTTGAAACATGTGAAGAAGTGCAACCATATGTTGAAGAGCTCCACATTGTGTCAAGATGCATTGATTCACTGGCTACAAAAGCTTGTTCAGACCCAAAGTTGTTCAGCAGGCCTATGTCGGGAGGAAGTGACATTAAGAAGCCAACTGGCACTGTGTCATGGAATGGAATTGCTGCTGAAAGTAAGCCACAATCTCCCGGCGAAAATTGGTGGTATGAAGATACATCCTTCCTGAGCTTACCTCTCTATAAACGCCTGATTCAAGCTGTCGAATCAAAAGGCATGAGGCCCGAGAGTATTGCAGCTTCTCTTATAACCTATGCTAGAAAGTATCTGCCCTTGATGAATAGGCTATCAAGCTTCAACGATGCAAATCATGCAAACTCGGGCACAAACATTTCTGATGAAGACCAAAGGGTTTTACTTGAAGAAATTGTGGGGTTGCTTCCTAATAAGAAAGGAGTAACATCCTCCAAGTTTCTGCTTAGGCTCTTAAGAACTGCTATGATATTACATGCAAGTCAATCATGTACAGATAATTTGGAGAAAAGGGTGGGTACACAGCTGGACCAAGCTGTTCTCATTGATCTTCTCATACCAAATATGGGCTACTCAGTGGAGACTCTTTATGACATAGACTGCATTCAGAGGATTCTTGATCATTTCATGTTGGTAAACCAGCCTTATCCATCATCTTCACCATGCATAATTGAAGAGGGGCAACTGATGACTGGCACTGATCCATTGACACCTGTTACCATGGTGGCCAGTCTGGTAGATGGATATCTTGCCGAGGTAGCACCAGATGTTAATTTGAAGTTACCGAAATTTCAGGCACTCGCTGCTGTCATACCTGAATATGCCAGGCCGCTGGATGATGGCATTTATCATGCCATTGATGTTTTCTTGAAG GCACATCCTTGGCTTACAGATGCTGAAAGGGAGCTACTATGTAGACTCATGAACTGCAATAAACTCTCATTGGAAGCCAGCACCCATGCAGCGCAGAACGAAAGGTTACCTCTTCGAGTAATTGTTCAAGTCCTCTTCTTCGAACAGCTTAGACTTCGAACATCAATTTCTGGTTGGTTGTTTGTTGACAATCTTGAGAACTCACAAAATCCTAGTGGAAACCTTGGGCTCCCCAGCAAAAATGATGGGTCCAATCAAGTAGACCCTGCACAAGTTGATCGAGCTGTGGGTTTTGATCATGAGGTGAGGGAGCGTGTTTTGGAGCTGCAAAAGGAGTGTTCAAGTATGAAAAAGGAGCTTCAGAAGCTGGTAAAAAACAAGAGAAGTTGGAGCATTCTTCCCATTAGGTTAGGTTTTAGAAAAAAGGTTGATCCTTGTTGTCCAAAAGAATCAAAGGCCTCTGATAGGATGACACCAGCATCATGTTTCAGTGGGCAACAAAATCATGTGAATGGTGAAGTGCCTCATTCACCTGCAACGCCTCAAACCTAA
- the LOC112193743 gene encoding cytokinin riboside 5'-monophosphate phosphoribohydrolase LOG3: MEITNIEMKLSKFRRICVFCGSSQGKKTSYQDAATELGKELVSRNIDLVYGGGSIGLMGLVSQAVHDGGRHVIGVIPKTLMPREITGETVGEVKAVADMHQRKAEMAKHSDAFIALPGGYGTLEELLEVITWAQLGIHDKPVGLLNVDGYYNSLLSFIDTAVEEGFVSPNARHIIISAPTAMELVKKLEDYVPCHERVASKLNWEMGQLGYTQEFGISR; this comes from the exons ATGGAGATTACTAACATTGAAATGAAGCTCTCAAAGTTCAGGAGGATTTGTGTGTTCTGTGGGAGTAGCCAAGGCAAGAAGACTAGCTACCAAGATGCTGCCACTGAGCTTGGAAAAGAGCTG GTTTCAAGGAACATTGATCTGGTCTATGGAGGAGGCAGCATAGGCCTAATGGGTTTGGTTTCTCAAGCTGTGCATGATGGTGGTCGGCATGTCATTGG AGTTATTCCCAAGACGCTCATGCCTCGAGAG ATTACTGGTGAAACTGTGGGGGAAGTGAAGGCAGTTGCAGACATGCATCAAAGAAAGGCAGAGATGGCTAAGCATTCAGATGCCTTTATTGCATTGCCTG GTGGTTATGGAACTCTGGAAGAGTTACTTGAAGTGATAACTTGGGCTCAGCTTGGAATTCATGACAAACCG gtGGGATTGCTGAATGTTGATGGATACTACAATTCCTTGCTGTCATTCATTGATACAGCTGTGGAAGAAGGATTTGTTAGCCCAAATGCACGCCACATTATTATATCAGCACCAACAGCAATGGAGTTGGTGAAGAAATTGGAG GATTATGTTCCATGTCATGAAAGAGTTGCTTCAAAGTTGAATTGGGAGATGGGACAGCTTGGCTACACTCAAGAATTCGGTATCTCTAGGTGA